A single Micromonospora sp. CCTCC AA 2012012 DNA region contains:
- the rarD gene encoding EamA family transporter RarD produces MNQTRLGYLYGLGAYLLWGFFPIYFKLLRPAGPVEILAHRVVWSVAFVALLLAALRNYGFLRALLHRPRTLAGIVVAAALIAVNWGTYIYGVNSDRVVETALGYFINPLVSVLLGVFVLRERLRPAQWAALGVGALAVAVLTVDYGRPPWLALTLAVSFAGYGLVKKRLGLPAAEGLFVESAVLALPALAYLGWLVHRGDSTFGHGSAGHTALLVLAGAATAIPLLLFAGAANRLPLSAVGMLQYLAPILQLGCGVLIFHEPMPPARLAGFALVWLALIVFTVDALRQAGQSRAEARAAGAPRPPVPAEAGGQRTS; encoded by the coding sequence GTGAACCAGACCCGCCTCGGCTACCTGTACGGGCTCGGCGCGTACCTGCTCTGGGGCTTCTTCCCGATCTACTTCAAGCTGCTGCGCCCGGCCGGACCGGTGGAGATCCTCGCCCACCGGGTCGTCTGGTCGGTGGCCTTCGTGGCGCTGCTGCTCGCCGCGCTGCGCAACTACGGCTTCCTCCGGGCCCTGCTGCACCGGCCCCGCACGCTTGCCGGCATCGTCGTCGCCGCCGCGCTGATCGCGGTCAACTGGGGCACCTACATCTACGGGGTCAACTCCGACCGGGTGGTGGAGACCGCCCTCGGCTACTTCATCAACCCGCTGGTCTCGGTGCTGCTCGGCGTCTTCGTGCTGCGCGAGCGGCTCCGCCCGGCGCAGTGGGCGGCCCTCGGCGTCGGCGCGCTCGCCGTGGCGGTGCTGACCGTCGACTACGGTCGCCCGCCCTGGCTGGCGCTCACCCTCGCGGTCAGCTTCGCCGGGTACGGCCTGGTGAAGAAGCGGCTCGGGCTGCCGGCCGCCGAGGGGCTCTTCGTCGAGTCGGCGGTGCTGGCGCTCCCCGCGCTGGCCTACCTCGGCTGGCTGGTCCACCGCGGCGACTCGACGTTCGGGCACGGGTCGGCCGGGCACACCGCGCTGCTGGTGCTGGCCGGCGCGGCCACCGCCATCCCGCTGCTGCTCTTCGCCGGAGCGGCGAACCGGCTGCCGCTCTCCGCGGTCGGCATGCTGCAGTACCTCGCCCCGATCCTCCAGCTCGGCTGCGGAGTGCTGATCTTCCACGAGCCGATGCCGCCGGCCCGCCTCGCCGGGTTCGCGCTGGTCTGGCTCGCCCTGATCGTCTTCACCGTCGACGCACTGCGCCAGGCCGGGCAGAGCCGCGCCGAGGCCCGGGCGGCCGGCGCGCCCCGACCCCCGGTGCCGGCGGAGGCCGGCGGTCAGCGCACGTCGTAG
- a CDS encoding anti-sigma factor family protein: MTRCEFAHDDGAYVLGALAPADRAAYERHLAGCPACREAVAEIAVLPGLLGRLDPAGLEQFLPSASETSRMPALLDAARERRRRDRSRSRRRYAVTTLAAAVLAVLVGVGVTLVRPAAPPPPSVPLVAMRPVDEAVPVHAELGLADTEWGTEVTMRCGYDRRAGHREAYTFRLVAHGPDGATEQVGSWLAAPGDDVRLTGATHFTRGELVRLELLRGDGTPVLAYDVR; encoded by the coding sequence ATGACCCGCTGCGAGTTCGCACACGACGACGGCGCGTACGTGCTGGGTGCCCTCGCCCCGGCCGACCGCGCCGCCTACGAGCGGCACCTGGCCGGCTGCCCGGCCTGCCGGGAGGCGGTGGCCGAGATCGCCGTCCTGCCCGGTCTGCTCGGCCGGCTCGACCCGGCCGGGCTGGAGCAGTTCCTGCCGTCCGCGTCGGAGACCTCCCGGATGCCCGCGCTGCTCGACGCCGCGCGGGAGCGCCGCCGCCGGGACCGCTCCCGGTCGCGCCGACGGTACGCGGTGACCACCCTCGCCGCGGCCGTGCTCGCCGTGCTGGTGGGCGTCGGGGTGACCCTGGTCCGGCCGGCCGCCCCGCCCCCGCCGAGCGTGCCGCTGGTGGCGATGCGCCCGGTCGACGAGGCCGTGCCGGTGCACGCCGAGCTGGGGCTGGCCGACACCGAGTGGGGCACCGAGGTGACCATGCGCTGCGGCTACGACCGGCGGGCCGGGCACCGCGAGGCGTACACCTTCCGGCTGGTGGCGCACGGCCCGGACGGCGCGACGGAGCAGGTCGGCTCCTGGCTGGCCGCCCCCGGCGACGACGTCCGCCTCACCGGCGCCACCCACTTCACCCGGGGCGAGCTGGTCCGCCTGGAACTGCTGCGCGGCGACGGCACCCCCGTCCTGGCCTACGACGTGCGCTGA
- a CDS encoding sigma-70 family RNA polymerase sigma factor: protein MSDHDAQLLRALHDEHADALFAHALRLVNGDRTRAEDLVQETLLRAWRHPESLDPRRGSVRAWLFTTARNLAIDAWRRRSTRVGEVYTDELPEPPETVDEAERAVEAWTVAEALNRLSPTHREVLVECFYQGRSVAEAAARLGVPPGTVKSRTHYALRSLRLVLAEMGVTG, encoded by the coding sequence ATCAGCGACCACGACGCCCAACTGCTGCGCGCGCTGCACGACGAGCATGCCGACGCGCTCTTCGCGCACGCCCTGCGCCTGGTCAACGGCGACCGTACGCGGGCCGAGGACCTGGTGCAGGAGACGCTGCTGCGGGCCTGGCGGCACCCGGAGTCGCTGGACCCGCGGCGCGGCTCGGTCCGGGCGTGGCTCTTCACCACCGCCCGGAACCTGGCGATCGACGCCTGGCGCCGCCGGTCCACCCGGGTCGGTGAGGTCTACACCGACGAGCTGCCCGAACCCCCCGAGACGGTCGACGAAGCGGAGCGCGCGGTGGAGGCGTGGACCGTTGCCGAGGCACTGAACCGGCTCAGCCCGACCCACCGGGAGGTGCTGGTCGAGTGCTTCTATCAGGGGCGGTCGGTGGCCGAGGCCGCCGCCCGGCTGGGCGTACCGCCGGGCACGGTCAAGTCGCGCACCCACTACGCGCTGCGCTCACTACGGTTGGTGCTGGCCGAGATGGGGGTGACCGGATGA
- a CDS encoding IclR family transcriptional regulator, whose amino-acid sequence MRDPLAEPSDLIRSVSRALRVLESVGRAPKGLTVKQIARRCELTVATTYHLVRTLAYEGYVIRREDGTYIVGLEVADRYRELVTAFRGPPAVGECLRRAAADTGYSHYLGRFVGGQVAITGVAEGPRSPYLEDLVPGFDEGAHATALGKSLLATLTSEQRFRYLREYGMRPFTGATLTSTEAFEADLAAGDRRGMQLELGQFRQGVACAAVLVTPDKDMERRVVLACALPASEMMTSARVVRAKLLTVARTVADGIAADA is encoded by the coding sequence GTGCGCGACCCCTTGGCGGAACCTTCGGACCTCATCCGAAGTGTCTCCCGCGCGCTTCGAGTGCTCGAGTCGGTCGGCCGCGCGCCGAAGGGCCTGACCGTCAAGCAGATCGCCCGCCGCTGCGAGCTGACCGTGGCCACCACCTACCACCTGGTGCGCACCCTGGCGTACGAGGGCTACGTGATCCGCCGGGAGGACGGCACCTACATCGTCGGGCTGGAGGTGGCCGACCGGTACCGGGAGCTGGTGACCGCCTTCCGGGGGCCGCCCGCCGTCGGTGAGTGCCTGCGCCGGGCCGCCGCCGACACCGGCTACAGCCACTACCTGGGCCGCTTCGTCGGCGGTCAGGTCGCCATCACCGGGGTCGCCGAGGGGCCGCGCTCGCCCTACCTGGAGGACCTCGTGCCGGGCTTCGACGAGGGGGCGCACGCCACCGCCCTCGGCAAGAGCCTGCTCGCCACCCTCACCTCCGAGCAGCGCTTCCGCTACCTGCGGGAATACGGCATGCGTCCGTTCACCGGCGCCACCCTCACCAGCACCGAGGCGTTCGAGGCCGACCTGGCCGCCGGGGACCGCCGCGGCATGCAGCTGGAGCTGGGGCAGTTCCGCCAGGGCGTGGCCTGCGCCGCCGTGCTGGTCACCCCGGACAAGGACATGGAGCGGCGGGTCGTGCTGGCCTGCGCGCTGCCGGCCAGCGAGATGATGACCTCCGCCCGGGTGGTCCGGGCCAAGCTGCTCACCGTGGCGCGCACCGTCGCCGACGGCATCGCCGCCGACGCCTGA
- a CDS encoding MFS transporter — protein MTEISTRPSPPAAPRTGRVSAGAIATTIACVLPVFLVGGLAVQMGHDLSFSPAGLGLAVSVYFGISALASVPSGALVERYGSAVVARAGILLSAGSLLAVAGLARSYPVLVGLLGLGAAANALGQLASNEALARHVPTHRQGLSFGVKQAAVPISTLLAGVAVPTVALTAGWRWAFVAAAGAALAALPAVPRQEREGARRPTGRRGGRATAALVVVGLAATLAAAAANALGTFVVDSSATRGLSPALAGLTLTLGSAVCVVARVGAGWLADRRDSGHVALIAGMLVVGAGGLALLAVAGPVPLVAGVVLGFGLGWAWPGLMNFAVVRLHPQAPAAATSITQTGVYAGGCLGPLALGALADTLGYPTMWITAAAAMLVAALLMLTGSRLLAHPARP, from the coding sequence ATGACCGAGATCTCGACACGCCCCTCGCCGCCCGCCGCCCCGCGCACCGGCCGGGTCAGCGCGGGTGCCATCGCCACCACCATCGCCTGCGTGCTCCCCGTCTTCCTGGTCGGCGGGCTCGCCGTGCAGATGGGTCACGACCTGAGCTTCTCCCCCGCCGGGCTGGGCCTGGCCGTCTCGGTCTACTTCGGGATCAGCGCCCTCGCCTCGGTCCCCTCCGGCGCGCTCGTGGAGCGCTACGGCAGCGCGGTGGTGGCCCGGGCCGGCATCCTGCTCTCCGCCGGCTCGCTGCTGGCCGTGGCGGGGCTGGCCCGGTCGTACCCGGTGCTGGTCGGGCTGCTGGGGCTCGGCGCCGCCGCGAACGCGCTCGGTCAGCTCGCCAGCAACGAGGCGCTGGCCCGGCACGTGCCAACGCACCGGCAGGGGCTCTCGTTCGGGGTGAAGCAGGCCGCCGTCCCGATCTCTACCCTGCTGGCCGGCGTGGCGGTCCCGACGGTCGCGTTGACCGCCGGCTGGCGCTGGGCGTTCGTCGCCGCCGCCGGGGCGGCGCTGGCCGCGCTGCCCGCCGTACCCCGGCAGGAGCGGGAGGGGGCGCGGCGGCCGACCGGCCGGCGGGGCGGGCGCGCGACGGCGGCCCTGGTGGTGGTCGGGCTGGCCGCCACCCTGGCGGCGGCCGCCGCGAACGCGCTGGGCACCTTCGTGGTGGACTCCTCCGCGACCCGTGGCCTATCCCCGGCGCTGGCCGGTCTCACCCTCACCCTGGGCAGCGCGGTCTGCGTGGTGGCCCGGGTCGGTGCCGGCTGGCTCGCCGACCGGCGGGACAGCGGGCACGTGGCGCTGATCGCCGGCATGCTCGTGGTCGGGGCCGGCGGGCTGGCCCTGCTCGCGGTGGCCGGCCCGGTGCCGCTGGTGGCCGGCGTGGTGCTCGGCTTCGGCCTCGGCTGGGCCTGGCCCGGGCTGATGAACTTCGCGGTGGTCCGGCTCCACCCGCAGGCTCCGGCCGCCGCCACCTCGATCACCCAGACCGGCGTGTACGCGGGCGGCTGCCTCGGCCCCCTCGCCTTGGGCGCCCTGGCCGACACCCTCGGCTACCCCACCATGTGGATCACCGCAGCCGCCGCCATGCTCGTGGCCGCCCTCCTCATGCTCACCGGCAGCCGCCTCCTGGCGCACCCCGCCCGGCCCTGA
- a CDS encoding polyprenyl synthetase family protein, producing the protein MVGDVVIPAGERSGASGSGGRRGTEGTGQFSTLGLHLADPRVEASVLSLLDSVEGELRANVASADPLVSEAARHLVEAGGKRFRPLLVALGAQFGDPTSPGVVPAAVVMELTHLATLYHDDVMDEAAVRRGAPSANSRWTNSVAILVGDFLFARAADISADLGTEAVRLQARTFARLVHGQIAETVGPRGGEDPVAHYLHVIAEKTGSLIATSARFGGLFSGASPEHIEALAGYGETIGVAFQLSDDLLDIASESTQSGKTPGTDLREGVPTLPVLYALASDDADAAGVRLREILSTGPLVDDALHAEALGLLRESPALKRARETVRSYAEDARTRLAPLPQGPSRRALESLCDYIADRTS; encoded by the coding sequence ATGGTTGGAGACGTGGTGATTCCGGCTGGCGAGCGTTCAGGTGCTTCCGGCTCCGGCGGCCGTCGGGGCACGGAGGGCACGGGTCAGTTCAGCACGCTCGGCCTTCATCTCGCCGACCCTCGTGTCGAGGCGTCGGTGCTGAGCCTGCTCGACTCCGTCGAGGGTGAGCTGCGGGCCAACGTGGCCAGCGCCGACCCGCTGGTGAGCGAGGCGGCCCGGCACCTGGTCGAGGCCGGCGGCAAGCGGTTCCGGCCGCTGCTGGTGGCGTTGGGGGCGCAGTTCGGTGATCCGACCTCCCCGGGGGTCGTACCGGCGGCGGTGGTGATGGAACTCACCCATCTGGCGACGCTGTACCACGACGACGTGATGGACGAGGCGGCCGTGCGTCGGGGTGCGCCGAGCGCCAACTCGCGCTGGACGAACTCGGTGGCCATCCTGGTCGGCGACTTCCTCTTCGCCCGCGCCGCCGACATCTCCGCCGACCTCGGCACCGAGGCGGTACGCCTCCAGGCGCGCACCTTCGCCCGGCTGGTGCACGGTCAGATCGCCGAGACGGTCGGCCCGCGCGGCGGCGAGGACCCGGTCGCGCACTATCTGCACGTGATCGCCGAGAAGACCGGTTCGCTGATCGCCACCTCGGCCCGCTTCGGCGGCCTGTTCAGTGGTGCCTCGCCGGAGCACATCGAGGCGCTGGCCGGCTACGGCGAGACGATCGGGGTGGCCTTCCAGCTCTCCGACGACCTGCTCGACATCGCCTCCGAGTCGACGCAGTCGGGCAAGACGCCCGGCACCGACCTGCGGGAGGGCGTACCGACCCTCCCGGTGCTCTACGCGCTCGCCTCCGACGACGCGGACGCCGCCGGCGTGCGGCTGCGGGAGATCCTCTCCACCGGCCCGCTGGTCGACGACGCCCTGCACGCCGAGGCGCTGGGCCTGCTGCGCGAGTCCCCGGCGCTCAAGCGCGCCCGCGAGACCGTCCGCAGCTACGCCGAGGACGCCCGCACCCGGCTCGCCCCGCTCCCGCAGGGCCCGTCCCGCCGCGCCCTCGAATCCCTCTGCGACTACATCGCCGACCGCACCAGCTGA
- the nuoN gene encoding NADH-quinone oxidoreductase subunit NuoN, whose product MSELKLPSIDYAALAPILIMLGAALVGVLVEAFVPRRLRNTVQLLLALAAVLGALTMVILNADDRLLTAGQAIAVDGPTLFLQGAILILAAMALLLMGERAVERGGVFVAHAAVTAESADDRRQAEGAGGTTEVYPLTTFAIGGMLIFVAANDLLTMFIALEVFSLPLYLLCALARRRRLLSQEAAMKYFLLGAYSSAFFLFGVALIYGFTSGIPGRPAGVDFATVHAAVDESPASQVLLFAGMALLAIGLLFKAAAAPFHVWTPDVYQGAPTAVTGFMASCTKVAAFGALLRVFHVAFSGAAWDFTPVLGVVAVLTMLVGAVLAVTQTDIKRLLAYSSIANAGYLLVGVLAPSKDGLAGTMFYLVAYGFSVLAAFAVVTLVRDADGEATHLSRWAGLGRRSPFFAAIFTFILLAFAGIPLTSGFTSKFAVFAPALAAHQAWLVIAGVLTSMVLAFPYLRVVVMMWLSEPGDATPTVTVPGALTSAALVIGVLATVALGVVPGPLLDLANGAAEFVR is encoded by the coding sequence GTGAGTGAACTGAAGCTGCCGTCGATCGACTACGCGGCGCTCGCTCCGATCCTGATCATGTTGGGCGCCGCCCTGGTGGGCGTGCTCGTCGAGGCGTTCGTGCCGCGACGCCTGCGCAACACCGTGCAGCTGCTGCTCGCCCTGGCGGCGGTGCTCGGCGCCCTCACCATGGTGATCCTCAACGCCGACGACCGGCTGCTCACCGCCGGCCAGGCGATCGCGGTGGACGGGCCGACGCTCTTCCTCCAGGGCGCGATCCTCATCCTCGCCGCGATGGCGCTGCTGCTGATGGGGGAGCGCGCGGTGGAGCGGGGCGGGGTCTTCGTGGCCCACGCCGCCGTCACCGCCGAGTCGGCCGACGACCGTCGGCAGGCCGAGGGGGCCGGCGGCACCACCGAGGTGTACCCGCTGACCACCTTCGCGATCGGCGGCATGCTGATCTTCGTGGCGGCGAACGACCTGCTGACCATGTTCATCGCGCTCGAGGTCTTCTCGCTGCCGCTCTACCTGCTCTGCGCGCTGGCCCGTCGCCGGCGGCTGCTGAGCCAGGAGGCGGCGATGAAGTACTTCCTGCTCGGCGCGTACTCGTCGGCGTTCTTCCTGTTCGGCGTGGCGCTGATCTACGGCTTCACCTCGGGCATCCCGGGTCGGCCGGCGGGCGTCGACTTCGCCACCGTGCACGCCGCGGTGGACGAGTCCCCGGCCAGCCAGGTGCTGCTCTTCGCCGGCATGGCGCTGCTCGCCATCGGGCTGCTCTTCAAGGCCGCCGCCGCGCCGTTCCACGTCTGGACGCCGGACGTCTACCAGGGTGCCCCGACCGCGGTCACCGGCTTCATGGCCTCCTGCACCAAGGTGGCCGCCTTCGGCGCCCTGCTGCGGGTCTTCCACGTGGCCTTCTCGGGGGCCGCCTGGGACTTCACCCCGGTGCTCGGCGTGGTGGCGGTGCTGACCATGCTGGTCGGCGCGGTGCTGGCGGTCACCCAGACCGACATCAAGCGGCTGCTGGCCTACTCGTCGATCGCGAACGCCGGCTACCTTCTGGTCGGCGTGCTGGCCCCCAGCAAGGACGGGCTCGCCGGCACGATGTTCTATCTGGTCGCGTACGGCTTCTCGGTGCTCGCCGCGTTCGCGGTGGTGACGCTGGTGCGGGACGCCGACGGGGAGGCCACCCACCTGTCCCGTTGGGCGGGTCTGGGCCGGCGGTCGCCGTTCTTCGCCGCGATCTTCACCTTCATCCTGCTGGCCTTCGCCGGTATCCCGCTGACCAGCGGCTTCACCAGCAAGTTCGCCGTCTTCGCCCCCGCGCTGGCCGCGCACCAGGCGTGGCTGGTGATCGCCGGTGTGCTGACCAGCATGGTGCTGGCCTTCCCCTACCTGCGGGTCGTGGTGATGATGTGGCTCTCCGAGCCGGGCGACGCCACCCCGACGGTCACCGTGCCGGGCGCGCTCACCTCGGCGGCCCTGGTGATCGGTGTGCTGGCCACCGTGGCCCTGGGCGTGGTGCCGGGGCCGCTGCTCGACCTGGCCAACGGTGCCGCCGAATTCGTGCGATGA
- a CDS encoding NADH-quinone oxidoreductase subunit M, translating into MSNFPFLSVLTVAPLVGALVVALLPRRSPDLAKLVAFGWSLLVLVLSVIMWITFQANGDRFQFRESYAWIPNWGVNFTFAADGIALVMLMLIAILVPLVILASWHDAESSKRSVPAYFALLLVLECTMIGVFAAADVFLFYVFFEVMLVPMYFLIGSYGGHQRQYAAVKFFLYSLVGGLFMLAAVIGLWVVGGKTFDWQALSQADISTGTARWLFLGFFLAFAIKAPFFPFHTWLPDAGGAAPAGAAALLVGVLDKVGTFGILRYCLPLFPEASRWFAPWALALGLIGIIYAALLAVGQNDLKRLVSYTSIAHFGFIGVGIFAFTTQAGTGAVLYMLNHGLATGLLFLVVGMLIARRGSSLISDFGGAGRLVPLLAGVLFFAGLASLALPGTAPFVSEFLVLIGTFTTNKPVAVIATLGIILAAAYVLWMIQRTTQGTLNPALTEVQGMRRDLSLREKIVVAPLIALIVLLGFYPKPVTDVINPAVKATMQDVGRTDPAPTVGSVQEAAK; encoded by the coding sequence ATGTCCAACTTCCCGTTCCTCTCGGTGCTGACCGTGGCACCGCTGGTCGGCGCGCTGGTGGTGGCCCTGCTGCCCCGCCGGTCGCCGGACCTGGCCAAGCTGGTGGCGTTCGGCTGGTCGCTGCTGGTGCTGGTGCTCTCGGTGATCATGTGGATCACGTTCCAGGCCAACGGTGACCGGTTCCAGTTCCGCGAGTCGTACGCCTGGATCCCGAACTGGGGCGTGAACTTCACCTTCGCGGCCGACGGCATCGCGCTGGTCATGCTGATGCTGATCGCGATCCTGGTGCCGCTGGTGATCCTGGCCTCCTGGCACGACGCCGAGTCGTCGAAGCGTTCGGTGCCGGCCTACTTCGCGCTGCTGCTCGTCCTCGAGTGCACGATGATCGGCGTCTTCGCCGCCGCCGACGTCTTCCTGTTCTATGTGTTCTTCGAGGTCATGCTGGTGCCGATGTACTTCCTGATCGGCAGCTACGGCGGCCACCAGCGGCAGTACGCGGCGGTGAAGTTCTTCCTCTACTCGCTGGTCGGCGGTCTGTTCATGCTGGCCGCGGTGATCGGCCTCTGGGTGGTCGGCGGGAAGACCTTCGACTGGCAGGCGCTGAGCCAGGCGGACATCTCCACCGGCACCGCCCGCTGGCTCTTCCTCGGCTTCTTCCTCGCCTTCGCGATCAAGGCGCCGTTCTTCCCGTTCCACACCTGGCTGCCGGACGCCGGTGGCGCGGCCCCGGCGGGCGCGGCGGCGCTGCTGGTCGGCGTCCTCGACAAGGTCGGCACCTTCGGCATCCTGCGCTACTGCCTGCCGCTCTTCCCGGAGGCGTCCCGGTGGTTCGCGCCGTGGGCGCTCGCGCTGGGCCTGATCGGCATCATCTACGCGGCGCTGCTGGCGGTCGGCCAGAACGACCTGAAGCGGCTGGTGTCGTACACCTCGATCGCGCACTTCGGTTTCATCGGGGTCGGCATCTTCGCCTTCACCACCCAGGCCGGCACCGGCGCGGTGCTCTACATGCTCAACCACGGGCTCGCCACCGGCCTGCTCTTCCTGGTGGTGGGCATGCTGATCGCGCGGCGCGGCTCGTCGCTGATCAGCGACTTCGGCGGCGCGGGCAGGCTCGTCCCGCTGCTGGCCGGGGTGCTCTTCTTCGCCGGTCTGGCCTCGTTGGCGCTGCCCGGCACCGCGCCGTTCGTCTCCGAGTTCCTGGTGCTGATCGGCACGTTCACCACCAACAAGCCGGTCGCGGTGATCGCCACGCTCGGCATCATCCTGGCCGCCGCGTACGTGCTCTGGATGATCCAGCGCACCACCCAGGGCACGCTGAACCCGGCGCTCACCGAGGTCCAGGGCATGCGCCGGGACCTCAGCCTGCGCGAGAAGATCGTGGTCGCCCCGCTGATCGCGCTGATCGTGCTGCTCGGCTTCTATCCCAAGCCGGTCACGGATGTCATCAACCCCGCCGTGAAGGCGACCATGCAGGACGTCGGTCGCACCGACCCGGCGCCCACGGTCGGCAGCGTCCAGGAGGCCGCGAAGTGA